Proteins encoded together in one Methanobacterium sp. window:
- a CDS encoding 4Fe-4S binding protein → MESEKSSVVKKELLDKCRDLGIPLVGFAPVERWENPPEELPQHFSNWIPREFWPQPIYPEAETVVVIGLPVQLPIVETAPSIYYHELYETVNILLDAKAYEISNFLTMKGYPSIFLPRDGYGDIEVLLEKPLAFFSHKHAAFLAGLGSFGLNNVLLTPEWGPRVRFTSIFTTLKLEGTPISGDDLCTRCMSCAHNCPVNAIKSEYMAETGLKDKPEGESEYKTSKSEGGPDFPPIINKMTCANRSKKLRKEYRSPCGICIKVCPVGGDREVFNRNETSMYTRKEGFEEYHRAWKHVRRYGSKR, encoded by the coding sequence ATGGAATCTGAAAAATCCTCTGTTGTTAAAAAAGAGCTTCTGGATAAATGCCGTGACCTGGGAATACCTCTGGTAGGCTTTGCACCGGTAGAAAGATGGGAGAACCCGCCGGAAGAACTTCCACAGCATTTCTCTAACTGGATACCCAGAGAATTCTGGCCCCAGCCCATTTACCCTGAGGCAGAGACTGTGGTGGTGATTGGTTTACCAGTGCAACTCCCCATAGTGGAAACTGCTCCGTCCATCTACTACCATGAACTATATGAAACCGTGAACATCCTCCTGGATGCTAAGGCCTATGAGATATCCAATTTTCTTACCATGAAGGGTTATCCTTCTATTTTCCTCCCACGTGATGGTTATGGAGATATTGAAGTCCTACTGGAAAAGCCCTTAGCATTCTTTTCCCACAAACATGCCGCATTCCTGGCGGGTCTGGGATCTTTTGGATTGAATAACGTTCTCCTCACACCAGAATGGGGGCCCAGGGTGCGTTTTACCAGCATATTCACTACCCTAAAACTGGAAGGAACCCCCATTTCGGGTGATGATCTGTGCACCCGGTGTATGTCCTGTGCACATAACTGTCCCGTGAATGCCATAAAATCAGAGTATATGGCTGAAACAGGATTGAAGGATAAACCTGAAGGTGAATCAGAATATAAAACTTCTAAAAGCGAAGGAGGGCCTGATTTCCCTCCCATTATAAATAAGATGACCTGTGCCAATCGCAGCAAGAAACTGAGGAAAGAATACAGATCTCCCTGCGGTATCTGTATCAAAGTCTGTCCAGTGGGTGGAGATCGGGAAGTGTTTAATAGGAATGAGACATCCATGTACACCCGTAAGGAAGGTTTTGAAGAATATCACCGGGCATGGAAGCATGTACGTCGTTATGGTAGTAAAAGATGA
- a CDS encoding glycosyltransferase family 39 protein, with protein MIIEQIKDKQNLILVLLLYLCLSAILFSNFKYIINSDGIAYISIAKSYLSGNISHAINGYWGPLYSWLLMPFIAIWPGNLENVISTKILAIIIGLFTLIGIYLILNQLKFNNLLKTIILLALIPFMFYFTFNYITPDLLVVCLLLFYLNFLMDEKYRKSKYMGLITGLLGALAFLSKSYVFFFFLIHFILTNLYYIKKFPVDGSTVKKNLLLGLSVFLIISGIWAIIISEKYGVVTIGKTGSYNYALVGPESNGHANYYQGILKPPNESSVSSWEDPSYFQVKNWNPIKSSQNFNHQIMLILNNIRDIILISFNLLFIPLLASILALFLLFKTRERSTKHNIIFILGTMILYTGGYVLILIEERYLWFVFILSFLLGFYSLKMLYEEDYIKNNFFKSIIIVLAILLAVYPILALGSYTGESFRVYEVSIDLKYHGINGNIASNDHWEVMDYFSYYLDSKYYGVTKKQSDLELKEDLMYNQIDYYFVWGESPPDSLGEIVYENKYFRVVQLSDN; from the coding sequence TTGATAATTGAGCAAATAAAGGATAAACAGAATCTAATCCTTGTTTTATTATTGTACTTATGTTTATCAGCTATTTTATTCTCTAATTTCAAATATATAATTAATTCTGATGGAATAGCTTATATCAGTATTGCCAAAAGTTATCTCAGTGGAAACATTTCTCATGCAATTAATGGATACTGGGGTCCTCTGTACTCCTGGCTTTTAATGCCATTCATTGCTATCTGGCCGGGAAACCTTGAAAATGTGATTTCAACAAAAATATTGGCTATTATTATTGGTTTATTCACGTTGATTGGGATCTATTTGATATTAAATCAGTTAAAATTTAATAATCTTCTCAAAACAATTATTTTACTGGCATTAATCCCATTTATGTTTTATTTCACATTTAATTACATCACCCCGGATTTATTGGTTGTATGCCTTCTTTTATTTTATCTCAATTTTTTAATGGATGAAAAATACAGAAAATCAAAGTACATGGGACTTATAACGGGGTTATTGGGTGCATTGGCATTTTTATCAAAAAGTTATGTGTTTTTCTTTTTTTTAATCCATTTCATTCTAACCAACCTTTATTATATAAAAAAATTCCCAGTAGATGGATCGACAGTTAAAAAAAATTTATTACTAGGCCTATCTGTTTTTTTAATTATTAGTGGTATTTGGGCTATTATTATTAGCGAAAAATATGGAGTGGTGACTATTGGAAAAACCGGGTCTTATAATTATGCATTAGTAGGTCCTGAATCAAATGGTCATGCAAATTATTATCAGGGAATTTTAAAACCTCCAAATGAGTCTTCAGTTAGTTCATGGGAGGATCCCAGTTATTTCCAAGTAAAAAACTGGAATCCAATAAAATCTTCACAGAATTTTAACCATCAAATCATGCTTATTCTAAATAATATTCGTGATATAATCCTGATTTCGTTTAATTTGCTGTTTATTCCATTATTAGCTAGTATATTGGCATTATTTTTATTATTCAAAACAAGAGAGAGATCTACCAAACATAATATAATCTTTATTTTGGGAACTATGATACTTTATACTGGTGGATATGTTCTTATATTAATTGAAGAAAGGTATTTATGGTTTGTTTTTATTTTATCATTTTTATTAGGGTTCTATTCTTTAAAAATGCTTTATGAAGAAGATTATATTAAAAATAATTTTTTCAAATCAATCATTATTGTCCTGGCAATATTATTGGCTGTTTATCCAATTTTAGCTCTCGGTTCTTATACTGGGGAAAGTTTTAGAGTTTATGAAGTCAGTATAGATTTAAAGTATCATGGAATTAATGGTAATATAGCTTCCAATGATCATTGGGAAGTAATGGATTATTTTAGTTATTATTTAGACAGTAAATATTATGGGGTTACTAAAAAACAGTCTGATCTAGAATTAAAAGAAGATTTAATGTATAATCAAATTGATTATTACTTTGTATGGGGTGAATCTCCTCCCGATTCTTTAGGGGAGATTGTATATGAAAATAAATATTTCAGAGTGGTTCAGTTAAGTGATAACTAG
- a CDS encoding radical SAM protein produces the protein MLLEHNVVVKDPLKIGLRFASCYPNLYRSAMSSLGFHIIYDFLNHQDDVYCERVVYPYGKSLETGSPLKDFDVVGFSLQYEQDYPHVLEMLREGGLNIRKRDRGPDDPLVIAGGPCASSNPLPMSDFIDLFLVGDGEVILPDFLDKLGELDNPRREIDALLDVEGVFIPGNEAKLVKVEDMRDAWRPVRQVFPETDNKDLIPAFGKSFLLEVSRGCARGCRFCMAGCLYRPRRETDIKTLIQTAEEGREATGLNKIALIGGAVSDYSHIEELCSELLQRGFQVTTPSLRIESISRDLLESLKESGLRTITIAPESTWRLRKVANKPITDEDIRRTMETAFALNFNVKLYFLIGLPTETQDDLQDLLNLIRDLEVMAPHRDSLRISINPFIPKPHTPFQWTKFNLKDIKARVNYLKKHTKNRHFKVENPNKSLMQYVLSVGDADLAPIIEESSHKKVPLGDWKKLTPHWNLDDELPWKDLDVNIDDEFLEDEYKKALNGDLTPWCETFGCYHCGVCQ, from the coding sequence ATGCTCCTGGAACACAATGTAGTGGTGAAGGATCCACTTAAAATTGGACTTCGCTTCGCCTCATGCTACCCCAATCTCTACCGCAGTGCCATGTCCTCACTGGGTTTCCATATCATTTACGACTTCCTAAACCATCAGGATGATGTTTACTGCGAACGGGTGGTCTACCCCTATGGTAAGAGCCTGGAGACTGGTTCACCCCTGAAGGATTTTGATGTGGTGGGTTTCTCCCTCCAGTATGAGCAGGATTACCCCCACGTCCTGGAGATGCTCAGGGAAGGTGGTTTAAATATTAGGAAAAGGGATAGGGGTCCTGATGATCCTCTGGTAATTGCAGGTGGTCCCTGTGCCAGTTCCAACCCCTTACCCATGAGTGATTTCATTGACCTTTTCCTGGTGGGTGATGGTGAGGTCATTCTACCTGATTTTCTGGATAAACTAGGTGAACTGGATAACCCCCGTAGGGAGATTGATGCCCTTTTGGATGTGGAAGGGGTGTTCATACCAGGTAATGAAGCTAAACTGGTCAAAGTAGAGGATATGCGTGATGCCTGGCGTCCAGTTCGCCAGGTTTTCCCGGAAACTGATAACAAGGATCTGATCCCGGCCTTTGGGAAATCATTCCTCCTGGAAGTTTCCAGGGGATGTGCCCGTGGTTGTCGTTTCTGCATGGCGGGCTGCCTTTACCGTCCCCGGAGAGAGACAGATATTAAAACCCTTATCCAGACTGCAGAAGAGGGGAGGGAAGCCACCGGTTTGAATAAAATTGCCCTTATTGGTGGTGCGGTTTCTGATTACTCCCATATAGAGGAGTTGTGCAGTGAACTCCTCCAGCGTGGTTTCCAGGTTACCACACCATCCCTGCGTATCGAATCCATCAGCAGGGATCTTCTGGAAAGTTTGAAAGAAAGTGGGCTTAGAACCATTACCATTGCCCCGGAATCAACCTGGAGACTAAGGAAAGTGGCGAATAAACCCATCACTGATGAGGATATTCGGAGGACCATGGAAACAGCCTTCGCCTTGAACTTCAATGTTAAGCTGTATTTCCTGATAGGACTGCCCACAGAAACACAGGATGATCTCCAGGACCTGTTGAATCTGATAAGAGATCTTGAAGTTATGGCCCCTCACCGGGATTCACTCCGGATAAGCATCAACCCATTCATACCCAAACCCCACACACCCTTCCAGTGGACAAAGTTCAACCTAAAAGACATAAAAGCCAGGGTGAACTACCTTAAAAAACACACCAAAAACAGGCACTTCAAGGTGGAAAACCCCAACAAATCCCTGATGCAGTACGTGTTATCAGTGGGAGATGCCGATCTAGCCCCTATCATTGAAGAATCATCCCATAAAAAGGTCCCCCTGGGTGATTGGAAAAAACTGACACCCCACTGGAATTTAGATGATGAACTTCCCTGGAAAGATTTAGATGTTAACATTGATGATGAATTCTTGGAAGATGAATATAAAAAGGCGTTAAATGGGGATCTTACACCCTGGTGTGAGACTTTTGGCTGTTACCATTGTGGGGTTTGTCAATAA
- a CDS encoding cation-translocating P-type ATPase, with the protein MANELDLENIEGLKETEVAQKIIEHGYNELPSTEKRSFLTIVLEVIREPMFLLLIACGAIYLVLGDLQEALMLLGFVFVIMGITFYQERKTERTLEALRDLSSPRALVIRDGREKRIPGREVVTGDIIMLKEGDRVPADAVVISCSNLLINESLLTGESVPVRKVQCGGFMDMHPPGGDGLPSVYSGTLVVQGQGVAQVVSIGLETEMGRIGKRLQSLETEDTSLQMETRTLVRNMALVGVGLCAAVVVIYGLTRLDWLNGFLAGITLAMAILPEEFPVVLTIFLALGAWRISRKNVLTRRSHAIQALGSTTVLCVDKTGTLTLNQMSVGKIMNGAHFYDVNSQTDHLPESFHELVEFSILASQRDPFDPMEKSLKGFGDETLQETEHLHEDWQLVHEYPLSQELLAMSHVWQSPDGEDYIIAAKGAPEAVADLCHLKVDELEQLSRNISLMASEGLRIIGVARASFKSEDLPGKQHDFNFQFLGLVGFLDPVREEVPQAVEECYQAGIRVVMITGDYPGTARNIAQKIGLKQADNVITGDQLNEMDDETLKEQVKGVNIFARMVPEMKLRLVEALKSNGEIVAMTGDGVNDAPALKSAQIGISMGGRGTDVAREASALVLLEDDFSSIVASVKMGRRIYDNLKKATAYIFAVHVPIVGMSFLPVLFQWPLVLFPVQIVFLELIIDPACSVVFEAEPAESNAMKRPPRSSSEKLFSRENIGMSILQGIVVLVVVLAVYLVGLNWQGEESARTLSYITLIFANLALILTNRSWSRTIYQTLRSPNQALWWVLGGAVLFLGAILYFPPLQQLFKFCPLSLWEILLCFAAGMLSVLWFEGFKWIKNRGKGSNPS; encoded by the coding sequence TTGGCAAATGAACTGGACCTGGAAAACATTGAAGGACTCAAAGAAACAGAAGTAGCCCAAAAAATAATAGAACATGGCTATAATGAGCTACCCTCAACTGAAAAGAGATCCTTTTTAACCATTGTTTTGGAGGTAATCCGGGAACCCATGTTTCTCCTACTAATTGCCTGTGGTGCCATTTATCTTGTTTTAGGAGATCTTCAGGAGGCATTGATGCTCCTGGGATTTGTTTTCGTGATTATGGGAATAACCTTTTACCAGGAAAGGAAAACAGAACGCACCCTGGAGGCACTCCGGGATCTTTCCAGTCCCAGAGCCCTTGTTATACGTGACGGGCGTGAGAAGAGGATTCCTGGCCGGGAAGTGGTCACAGGTGATATTATCATGCTCAAGGAGGGTGACCGGGTCCCGGCAGATGCTGTGGTCATATCCTGCAGCAACCTCCTCATAAATGAGTCCCTCTTAACCGGTGAATCAGTACCGGTGCGGAAGGTGCAGTGCGGGGGATTCATGGACATGCATCCTCCAGGAGGTGATGGTCTGCCCTCAGTCTACTCGGGAACACTGGTAGTGCAGGGCCAGGGAGTGGCCCAGGTTGTCTCCATCGGCCTGGAGACGGAGATGGGCCGTATAGGCAAACGACTCCAGTCCCTGGAAACAGAAGACACATCCCTTCAGATGGAAACCCGTACACTGGTACGGAACATGGCCCTTGTTGGTGTTGGATTATGTGCCGCAGTGGTGGTAATCTACGGACTCACCAGACTGGACTGGCTTAACGGATTTCTAGCAGGTATAACCCTTGCCATGGCCATCCTCCCCGAGGAATTTCCCGTGGTTCTCACTATCTTCCTGGCACTGGGTGCCTGGAGAATATCCAGGAAAAACGTACTAACCCGGCGTTCACACGCCATTCAGGCCCTGGGATCAACCACTGTCCTATGTGTGGATAAAACCGGCACTCTAACTTTAAATCAGATGTCGGTGGGTAAGATCATGAATGGTGCTCACTTTTATGATGTGAACAGTCAAACTGATCACCTTCCAGAGTCCTTCCATGAATTGGTGGAGTTCAGTATACTGGCCAGCCAGCGTGACCCCTTTGATCCCATGGAGAAATCCCTCAAAGGATTTGGTGATGAAACATTACAGGAAACTGAACACCTCCATGAGGACTGGCAGCTGGTCCACGAGTACCCATTATCCCAGGAACTCCTGGCCATGTCCCATGTATGGCAATCCCCTGATGGTGAGGATTACATAATCGCAGCTAAAGGAGCACCGGAAGCTGTGGCGGATCTCTGCCACCTCAAAGTAGATGAACTGGAACAGTTATCACGTAACATATCATTAATGGCCAGTGAGGGTTTGAGGATAATAGGGGTGGCCCGTGCATCATTTAAAAGTGAGGATCTCCCTGGAAAGCAGCATGACTTTAACTTCCAGTTTCTGGGACTGGTGGGATTCCTGGACCCGGTTCGTGAAGAAGTCCCCCAGGCAGTAGAGGAATGTTACCAGGCAGGTATACGGGTGGTGATGATAACTGGAGACTATCCTGGCACTGCCCGGAACATAGCCCAGAAAATAGGCCTCAAACAAGCAGATAATGTTATAACTGGTGATCAGTTGAATGAAATGGATGATGAGACCCTGAAAGAACAGGTGAAGGGTGTTAACATTTTTGCCCGTATGGTGCCGGAGATGAAACTGCGTCTGGTTGAGGCTCTTAAATCCAATGGGGAAATAGTGGCCATGACTGGGGATGGGGTTAACGATGCCCCTGCCCTTAAATCCGCCCAGATAGGTATAAGTATGGGTGGGCGTGGTACTGATGTGGCCCGGGAAGCATCCGCCCTGGTACTGCTGGAGGATGATTTCTCATCCATTGTAGCCAGTGTGAAGATGGGACGACGCATATATGACAACCTGAAAAAGGCCACTGCCTACATCTTCGCGGTGCATGTTCCCATTGTGGGGATGTCCTTTTTACCCGTGCTGTTCCAGTGGCCCCTGGTCCTGTTCCCGGTGCAGATCGTGTTCCTGGAACTCATCATCGACCCTGCCTGTTCCGTGGTCTTTGAGGCAGAACCGGCTGAATCAAATGCCATGAAACGCCCTCCACGCAGCTCATCTGAAAAATTGTTCAGCAGGGAAAACATTGGAATGAGTATTTTACAGGGAATAGTGGTTCTGGTAGTGGTTCTGGCGGTTTACCTTGTGGGTCTTAACTGGCAGGGAGAAGAAAGCGCCCGAACATTAAGCTACATCACCCTTATCTTCGCTAACCTGGCCCTCATACTAACCAATCGCTCCTGGTCCCGTACCATATACCAGACACTCCGCTCACCTAACCAGGCACTCTGGTGGGTGTTAGGTGGTGCTGTGCTGTTTTTAGGTGCGATTTTGTACTTCCCACCCCTGCAGCAATTGTTCAAGTTCTGCCCCCTTAGTCTGTGGGAGATTCTGTTATGTTTTGCAGCAGGTATGCTGAGTGTGTTGTGGTTTGAGGGATTCAAATGGATCAAAAACAGGGGTAAAGGGAGCAATCCAAGCTGA
- a CDS encoding pyridoxal phosphate-dependent aminotransferase, with translation MMKPAKRVESIDLSGIRKMFDMVGEDSINLALGEPDFDTPSHIREAVKEALDEGFTHYTGNTGIMELREAIAHKLQTDNHINASPESIIVTVGASGALYSSINAIVEEGDDVIIPDPGFVAYDACVKLSGGRSVSAQLKDENDFRMIPEDVLEQVTPRTKAIIMNSPGNPTGAVLEKEDVKGMADIADDHDLILISDEIYDKIIYGKKHYSPAHYSDNVITVNGFSKTYAMTGFRIGYLSIPSKLTEEILKIHQYSVTCTTSISQKAALAALQGPQDSVDQMRDEFQRRRDLVVGRLRDMGIECNQPHGAFYVFPRMDNPEKFVEAALKKDVVLVPGSSFGKYGEGHFRISYATSYEDLQEAMDRLESLNWQNK, from the coding sequence ATCATGAAACCAGCTAAAAGAGTAGAGTCCATTGATCTATCTGGAATACGGAAAATGTTCGATATGGTGGGGGAAGACTCCATCAACCTGGCACTGGGTGAGCCAGACTTTGACACACCATCCCACATTCGAGAAGCAGTTAAAGAAGCCCTGGATGAGGGTTTCACCCATTACACCGGCAACACCGGGATCATGGAACTACGAGAAGCCATAGCCCATAAATTACAGACTGACAATCATATCAACGCATCCCCTGAGTCAATAATTGTTACAGTAGGGGCCAGTGGAGCACTATATTCCAGTATCAATGCAATTGTAGAAGAAGGAGATGACGTGATCATCCCTGACCCTGGTTTCGTAGCTTATGATGCCTGTGTGAAGCTCAGTGGAGGTAGATCCGTATCCGCACAACTTAAAGATGAAAATGATTTCAGGATGATACCAGAAGATGTGCTGGAACAGGTCACCCCACGTACCAAGGCCATTATAATGAATTCACCAGGCAATCCCACAGGTGCGGTCCTGGAAAAGGAAGATGTTAAGGGCATGGCTGACATTGCCGATGATCATGACCTGATTCTAATTTCTGATGAGATCTACGATAAGATCATCTATGGGAAGAAACACTACAGCCCTGCACACTACTCCGATAACGTGATAACCGTTAACGGCTTCTCCAAGACCTATGCCATGACCGGTTTCCGCATTGGATATCTTTCCATACCCTCCAAGTTAACTGAGGAAATCTTAAAAATACACCAGTACAGTGTTACCTGTACCACTTCCATATCTCAGAAAGCTGCTTTAGCCGCCCTTCAAGGCCCCCAGGATAGTGTGGACCAGATGAGGGATGAGTTTCAAAGGAGAAGGGATCTGGTGGTGGGAAGACTGCGTGATATGGGAATAGAATGCAACCAACCCCATGGAGCATTTTACGTGTTTCCACGTATGGATAATCCGGAAAAATTCGTGGAAGCTGCTCTTAAAAAAGATGTGGTTCTGGTTCCAGGTTCTTCCTTTGGTAAGTACGGTGAAGGTCACTTCCGCATATCCTACGCCACCTCATATGAGGATCTTCAGGAAGCCATGGATCGTCTTGAATCCTTAAACTGGCAAAATAAATAA
- a CDS encoding DNA-3-methyladenine glycosylase, with product MYQSTFNIKAKAPFDFDLSSRIFSNGDKNIKKYANNHFWQAINIKQKPMLLYIESVGEVENPELRVSVGSKDELSQDILNSVPQMVHKIFNLGLDLHPFYEAIKSDDTMARITGKLYGLKNPSTPTLFEAITDSIIEQQISLKAAHSIGNRLIKQFGSCIYSYGQKYYSYPSPEDLAHLDLEKLRKCGLSYRKAEYIRDLSLNIINKEVDLKSLQKMSTTQEMIDELTKIRGIGIWTAELALLRGLCRLDAIPADDIGLQRVIAHFYHDDKKISAEEVREIASSWGKWRGLASYYLIVAELMDI from the coding sequence ATGTACCAATCCACTTTTAATATAAAGGCCAAAGCACCATTTGATTTTGACCTTAGCTCCAGAATATTTTCTAATGGAGATAAAAATATAAAAAAATATGCCAATAATCATTTCTGGCAGGCTATCAATATCAAGCAAAAACCAATGCTTTTATACATTGAGTCCGTGGGAGAAGTGGAAAATCCTGAACTTAGGGTAAGTGTGGGATCAAAAGATGAATTATCTCAGGATATTCTAAATTCAGTTCCCCAGATGGTTCATAAAATTTTTAACCTCGGCTTAGACCTTCATCCTTTTTATGAAGCGATAAAATCTGATGATACCATGGCCCGGATCACTGGCAAGCTTTACGGTCTTAAAAATCCATCCACACCCACTTTATTTGAGGCAATTACCGACTCCATCATTGAACAGCAAATATCCCTAAAAGCAGCCCATAGTATAGGAAACCGTTTGATAAAACAGTTCGGATCGTGTATTTACAGTTATGGTCAGAAATATTATTCTTACCCTTCACCAGAGGATTTAGCCCATTTAGACCTTGAAAAACTTCGAAAATGTGGTCTGAGTTACAGGAAAGCAGAATATATTCGGGATTTATCATTGAATATAATAAACAAAGAGGTGGATCTAAAATCCCTTCAAAAGATGAGTACCACCCAGGAAATGATAGACGAACTGACAAAAATAAGGGGTATTGGTATTTGGACTGCTGAACTGGCACTGCTTAGGGGATTGTGCAGATTGGATGCAATTCCCGCAGATGATATTGGATTGCAGAGAGTTATAGCTCATTTTTACCATGATGATAAAAAGATATCCGCTGAAGAAGTCCGGGAAATTGCCAGTTCATGGGGAAAATGGAGGGGACTCGCTAGTTATTATTTGATTGTGGCAGAGTTAATGGATATCTGA
- a CDS encoding PLP-dependent aminotransferase family protein, translating into MNYPFARRMNKIPRSFVREILKVTDDDDMISFAGGLPNPQSFPVEAIKDATSKVLTEDGEKVLQYSTTEGYRPLRELIAQRYKRQGLKVEVDDILITNGSQQCLDLVGKIFLDRDDGVVMERPTYLAAIQAFGLYEPRFHSVPLLSDGVDTKALENILKEEDIKLFYSVTSFQNPTGITYSRDKREKVAEILTEHDTILVEDNPYGEIRFMGEEIPPIKSQLPDSILFGTFSKIVSPGMRMGWIVAPPEVMDKLITAKQASDLHSNYFTQRVVYQYLQDNEVDGHIQKIRKLYKSQRDEMVRSIREYLPEGVKHTAPEGGMFLWVTLPEGMSSMDLFELALEEKVAFVPGETFYTESPEKNTMRLNFSNSSEEEIIKGMKRLGKSIEKLQDVKK; encoded by the coding sequence ATGAATTACCCATTTGCTCGTCGCATGAATAAGATACCAAGGTCTTTTGTCAGGGAAATCCTGAAAGTAACCGATGATGATGATATGATTTCCTTTGCTGGTGGACTTCCCAATCCCCAGTCCTTCCCTGTGGAGGCAATAAAAGATGCCACATCCAAGGTTCTGACTGAAGACGGGGAGAAGGTTCTCCAGTACAGCACCACTGAGGGTTACCGTCCTTTAAGGGAACTCATAGCCCAGCGATATAAACGGCAGGGTCTGAAAGTGGAAGTTGATGATATTCTGATAACCAATGGTTCCCAGCAGTGCCTGGATCTAGTGGGGAAGATTTTCTTAGACCGTGATGATGGAGTGGTTATGGAAAGACCCACATATCTGGCGGCAATACAGGCTTTTGGTCTGTATGAACCACGATTCCATTCCGTGCCTCTTCTATCAGACGGGGTGGACACCAAGGCCCTGGAAAACATATTGAAAGAGGAAGATATCAAACTCTTCTACTCAGTTACCAGTTTCCAGAACCCAACGGGAATAACCTACTCACGAGATAAAAGAGAGAAGGTTGCAGAAATTCTCACCGAACACGACACCATTCTGGTTGAGGACAACCCCTATGGTGAGATACGGTTCATGGGAGAGGAAATACCACCCATCAAGTCCCAACTACCGGATTCAATCCTTTTCGGGACTTTCTCCAAGATCGTCTCCCCGGGTATGAGGATGGGCTGGATAGTAGCTCCACCTGAGGTTATGGATAAACTGATCACTGCCAAACAGGCATCGGATCTTCACTCCAACTACTTCACCCAGAGGGTGGTCTACCAGTACCTTCAGGATAACGAGGTTGATGGCCATATACAGAAGATAAGGAAACTCTACAAGTCCCAGAGGGACGAGATGGTTCGGTCCATTAGGGAATACTTGCCGGAGGGGGTTAAACACACTGCTCCTGAGGGTGGGATGTTTTTATGGGTTACTCTACCTGAAGGTATGTCTTCAATGGATTTGTTTGAACTGGCACTTGAAGAAAAAGTTGCATTTGTACCTGGTGAAACATTCTACACTGAAAGCCCGGAAAAAAATACCATGCGACTGAATTTCTCCAACAGCAGTGAGGAAGAAATAATAAAAGGGATGAAAAGGTTGGGAAAATCCATTGAAAAACTTCAGGATGTGAAGAAATAA
- a CDS encoding VOC family protein, giving the protein MKIKYICPLITVQDIEKSRKFYEEVLNQDVELDHGANVSFKGGFAIHDAEHYQELLGESPTTNTACEKNFMELYFESDDLDGIHEKLESTDTKFVHRIREQLWGQRVMRFYDPDDYIIEVGEPLEFVVKRFAAQGFSTEEIAERSSMPVEFVEMVLEVKK; this is encoded by the coding sequence ATGAAAATAAAATATATCTGTCCCTTAATCACAGTGCAAGATATTGAAAAATCAAGAAAGTTTTATGAAGAGGTCCTGAATCAGGACGTGGAACTAGATCACGGGGCTAATGTCTCTTTTAAGGGAGGTTTTGCCATTCATGATGCTGAACACTACCAGGAGCTTTTAGGGGAATCCCCAACTACCAACACCGCGTGTGAGAAGAACTTCATGGAATTATACTTCGAATCAGATGATTTGGATGGTATTCATGAAAAATTAGAGTCAACTGATACTAAATTTGTTCACAGAATTAGGGAACAACTATGGGGGCAGAGGGTTATGCGTTTTTATGACCCTGATGATTACATAATAGAGGTGGGTGAACCCCTGGAATTTGTGGTGAAGAGATTCGCCGCCCAGGGTTTTTCCACAGAAGAGATCGCAGAAAGGTCTTCGATGCCTGTGGAGTTCGTGGAGATGGTTCTGGAAGTTAAAAAATGA
- a CDS encoding phosphopantetheine adenylyltransferase yields the protein MTFKKYNKVAVGGTFDKFHQGHRLLIKKAFQIGDHVLIGVTSDEFGGIKGEIEPCNVRMSNLNLVLKNRSNYILSRLEEPYGITIDDESIDAIVVSPETEPTAFKINQIRREKGMKPLDIITISMVLADDGKPISSTRIRRGEINKVGTLIKR from the coding sequence ATGACGTTTAAAAAATATAATAAAGTGGCTGTTGGAGGTACTTTTGATAAATTCCACCAGGGCCACAGGTTACTGATAAAGAAGGCATTCCAGATTGGTGACCATGTACTGATAGGAGTCACCTCCGATGAATTCGGGGGCATTAAGGGAGAAATCGAACCCTGCAATGTGAGGATGTCCAACCTGAACTTGGTACTTAAGAACAGGTCAAATTACATTTTATCCAGACTGGAAGAACCCTACGGAATCACAATAGATGATGAATCCATAGATGCCATAGTGGTAAGTCCTGAAACAGAACCAACAGCATTTAAAATTAACCAGATACGCAGGGAGAAGGGAATGAAACCCCTGGACATAATCACCATAAGCATGGTCCTGGCAGATGATGGTAAACCCATATCATCCACCCGTATACGTCGAGGAGAGATAAATAAGGTGGGAACATTAATTAAAAGGTAG